One window of Equus quagga isolate Etosha38 chromosome 4, UCLA_HA_Equagga_1.0, whole genome shotgun sequence genomic DNA carries:
- the EIF4G1 gene encoding eukaryotic translation initiation factor 4 gamma 1 isoform X2 translates to MNKAPQPTGPPPAPSPGLPQPAFPPGQTAPVVFSTPQATQMNTPSQPRQHFYPSRAQPPSSAASRVQSAAPARPGPAAHVYPAGSQVMMIPSQISYPASQGAYYIPGQGRSTYVVPTQQYPVQPGAPGFYPGASPTEFGTYAGAYYPAQGVQQFPTGVAPAPVLMNQAPQIAPKRERKTIRIRDPNQGGKDITEEIMSGARTASTPTPPQTGGGLEPQANGETPQVAVVVRPDDRSQGAIIGGRPGLPGPEHSPSESQPSSPSPTPSPPPVLEPGSEPNLTVLSIPGDTMTTGMIQMSVEESAPMPRETGEPYCLSPEPTPLAEPILEVEVTLSKPIPESEFSSSPLQVSTTLASHKVEILPEPNGTVPSEDLEPEVESSPELAPLPPPTCPSEPPMPIAPTAQPEELLNGAPSPPAVDLSPVSEPKEQAKEVTASVTPPTVLSATSAVAPPATSPAQEEEMEEEEEEGEEGEAGEAGEAEGEKRGEELLPPESTPVPAHQNLEAAVATQVAVSVPKRRRKIKELNKKEAVGDLLDAFKEVNPGVSEVETQPPVGNNPGPEPEGSSVPLRPEEADETWDAKEDKIHNAENIQPGEQKYEYKSDQWKPLNLEEKKRYDREFLLGFQFIFASLQKPEGLPHISDVVLDKANKTPLRPLDPSRLQGINCGPDFTPSFANLGRPALSNRGPPRGGPGGELPRGPAGLGPRRSQQGPRKEPRKIIATVLMTEDIKLNKAEKAWKPSSKRTAADKDRGEEDADGSKTQDLFRRVRSILNKLTPQMFQQLMKQVTQLAIDTEERLKGVIDLIFEKAISEPNFSVAYANMCRCLMALKVPTTEKPTVTVNFRKLLLNRCQKEFEKDKDDDEVFEKKQKEMDEAATAEERGRLKEELEEARDIARRRSLGNIKFIGELFKLKMLTEAIMHDCVVKLLKNHDEESLECLCRLLTTIGKDLDFEKAKPRMDQYFNQMEKIIKEKKTSSRIRFMLQDVLDLRQSNWVPRRGDQGPKTIDQIHKEAEMEEHREHIKVQQLMAKGSDKRRGGPPGPPISRGLPLVDDGGWNTVPISKGSRPIDTSRLTKITKPGSIDSNNQLFAPGGRLSWGKGSSGGSGAKPSDAASETARPATSTLNRFSALQQAVPTESTDNRRVVQRSSLSRERGEKAGDRGDRLERSERGGDRGDRLDRARTPATKRSFSKEVEERSRERPSQPEGLRKAASLTEDRDRGRDAVKREATLPPVSPPKAALSEEELEKKSKAIIEEYLHLNDMKEAVQCVQELASPSLLFIFVRHGIESTLERSAITREHMGRLLHQLLSAGHLSTAQYYQGLYEILELAEDMEIDIPHVWLYLAELVTPVLQEGGVPMGELFREITKPLRPLGKAASLLLEILGLLCKSMGPKKVGTLWREAGLSWKEFLPEGQDVSAFVAEQKVEYTLGEESEAPSQRLFSSEELSRQLEKLLKEGSSNQRVFDWIEANLSEQQIASNTLVRALMTTVCYSAIIFETSLRVDVAVLKARAKLLQKYLCDEQKELQALYALQALVVTLEQPANLLRMFFDALYDEDVVKEDAFYSWESSKDPAEQQGKGVALKSVTAFFKWLREAEEEESDHN, encoded by the exons atgaacaaagcTCCACAGCCCACAGGCCCCCCACCCGCCCCATCCCCTGGACTCCCACAG CCAGCGTTTCCCCCGGGGCAGACAGCACCGGTGGTGTTCAGTACGCCACAAGCGACACAAATGAACACGCCTTCTCAGCCCCGCCAG CACTTCTACCCTAGCCGGGCCCAGCCCCCGAGCAGTGCAGCCTCCCGAGTGCAGAGTGCAGCCCCCGCCCGCCCTGGCCCAGCTGCCCATGTCTACCCTGCTGGATCCCAAGTAATGATGATCCCTTCCCAGATCTCCTACCCAGCCTCCCAGGGGGCCTACTACATCCCTGGACAG GGGCGTTCCACGTATGTTGTCCCGACACAGCAGTATCCTGTGCAGCCAGGAGCCCCAGGCTTCTATCCGGGTGCAAGCCCTACTGAGTTTGGGACTTACG ctggCGCCTATTACCCAGCCCAGGGTGTGCAGCAGTTTCCCACTGGCGTGGCCCCTGCTCCAGTTTTGATGAACCAGGCACCCCAGATTGCTCCCAAGAGGGAGCGGAAGACG atcCGAATTCGAGATCCAAACCAAGGAGGGAAAGATATCACAGAGGAGATCATGTCTGGGGCACGCACCGCATCcacacccacccctccccag ACGGGAGGCGGTCTGGAGCCTCAGGCTAATGGGGAGACACCCCAGGTTGCTGTCGTTGTCCGGCCAG ATGACCGGTCGCAGGGAGCAATCATTGGGGGCCGGCCGGGGCTACCTGGCCCAGAGCACAGCCCTTCAGAATCCCAGCCTTCATCACCTTCTCCGACCCCATCACCACCCCCAGTCCTGGAACCGGGATCTGAGCCTAATCTCACGGTCCTCTCTATTCCTGGGGACACTATGACAACCGGGATGATACAGATGTCTGTAGAAGAATCAGCCCCCATGCCACGTGAAACTGGGGAGCCATATTGCCTCTCTCCAGAACCCACTCCCCTTGCTGAACCCATACTGGAAGTAGAAGTGACACTTAGCAAACCAATTCCAGAATCTGAGTTCTCTTCCAGTCCTCTCCAGGTGTCTACCACCCTGGCATCTCACAAGGTGGAAATTCTTCCTGAGCCTAATGGCACAGTCCCATCTGAGGATCTGGAACCAGAAGTGGAGTCGAGCCCAGAGcttgcccctctccctcccccgacTTGTCCCTCTGAACCCCCCATGCCCATTGCTCCAACTGCCCAACCTGAGGAACTGCTCAACGGAGCCCCCTCGCCACCAGCTGTGGACTTAAGCCCAGTCAGTGAGCCAAAGGAACAGGCCAAGGAAGTTACAGCATCAGTGACTCCCCCGACCGTCCTCTCTGCTACTTCAGCTGTTGCTCCTCCAGCTACTTCCCCTGctcaggaggaggaaatggaggaagaggaggaagagggagaagagggagaagcaggagaagCAGGAGAAGCTGAGggtgagaaaagaggagaggaactGCTCCCCCCAGAGAGCACCCCTGTTCCAGCCCACCAGAATTTGGAGGCAGCAGTGGCCACCCAAG TGGCAGTATCTGTGCCAAAGAGGAGACGAAAAATTAAGGAACTCAATAAGAAAGAGGCTGTAGGAGACCTTCTAGATGCCTTCAAGGAG GTGAACCCGGGAGTATCAGAGGTGGAAACTCAGCCTCCTGTAGGCAACAATCCCGGCCCAGAGCCTGAGGGCAGCAGTGTGCCCCTGCGGCCTGAGGAAGCAGATGAGACCTGGGACGCAAAGGAAGACAAAATTCACAATGCTGAGAATATCCAGCCTGGGGAACAGAAGTATGAATATAAGTCAG ATCAGTGGAAGCCTCTAAACCTTGAGGAGAAAAAGCGGTATGACCGTGAGTTCCTGCTTGGCTTTCAGTTCATCTTTGCCAGTCTGCAGAAGCCGGAGGGATTGCCCCATATCAGTGACGTGGTGTTGGATAAG GCCAATAAAACACCACTGCGGCCACTGGATCCCAGTAGACTTCAGGGCATAAATTGTGGCCCAGACTTCACTCCATCCTTTGCCAACCTTGGCCGACCAGCGCTTAGCAACCGTGGGCCCCCAAGGGGTGGGCCAGGTGGGGAGCTGCCCCGAGGGCCG GCTGGTCTAGGACCCCGGCGCTCTCAGCAGGGCCCCCGAAAGGAGCCACGCAAAATCATTGCTACAGTGTTAATGACCGAAGATATAAAGCTGAACAAAGCAGAGAAGGCTTGGAAACCCAGCAGCAAGCGGACGGCGGCTGATAAGGACCGAGGGGAAGAGGATGCTGATGGCAGCAAAACCCAG GACCTGTTCCGCAGGGTGCGCTCCATCCTGAATAAGTTGACACCCCAGATGTTCCAGCAGCTGATGAAGCAGGTGACGCAGCTGGCGATCGACACTGAGGAACGCCTCAAAGGGGTCATTGACCTCATCTTTGAGAAGGCCATTTCAGAGCCCAACTTCTCTGTGGCCTATGCCAACATGTGCCGCTGCCTCATGGCG CTCAAAGTGCCCACTACAGAAAAGCCAACAGTGACTGTGAACTTCCGAAAACTGTTGTTGAATCGATGTCAGAAGGAgtttgaaaaagacaaagatgatgATGAGGTTtttgaaaagaagcaaaaagagatGGATGAAGCTGCTACG GCAGAGGAACGGGGACGCCTGAAGGAAGAGCTGGAAGAGGCTCGAGACATAGCCCGGCGGCGCTCTTTAGGGAATATCAAGTTTATTGGGGAGTTGTTCAAGCTGAAGATGTTAACAGAGGCAATAATGCATGACTGTGTGGTTAAACTACTAAAGAACCATGATGAAGAGTCCCTTGAATGCCTTTGCCGTCTGCTCACCACCATTGGAAAAGACCTGGACTTTGAAAAAGCCAAG cCTCGAATGGATCAGTATTTCAACCAGATGGaaaaaatcattaaggaaaaGAAGACTTCATCCCGAATCCGCTTTATGCTGCAGGACGTGCTGGACCTGCGACAG AGCAATTGGGTGCCGCGCCGAGGGGACCAGGGTCCCAAGACCATTGACCAGATCCACAAGGAGGCTGAGATGGAAGAGCATCGAGAGCACATAAAAGTGCAGCAGCTAATGGCCAAAGGCAGCGACAAGCGTCGGGGTGGCCCCCCAGGCCCACCCATCA GCCGTGGCCTTCCACTTGTGGATGATGGTGGCTGGAACACAGTCCCCATCAGCAAGGGCAGCCGCCCTATTGACACCTCACGACTCACCAAGATCACGAAG CCTGGTTCCATTGATTCTAACAACCAGCTCTTCGCACCTGGAGGGCGATTGAGCTGGGGCAAGGGCAGCAGTGGAGGTTCTGGAGCCAAGCCCTCTGACGCAG CATCAGAAACTGCTCGTCCAGCTACTAGTACCTTGAATCGTTTCTCAGCCCTTCAACAAGCAGTACCTACAGAAAGCACAGATAACAGACGTGTGGTACAGAG GAGTAGCTTGAGCCGGGAACGAGGCGAGAAAGCTGGGGATCGGGGTGACCGCCTAGAACGGAGTGAACGGGGAGGTGACCGTGGAGACCGGCTTGATCGTGCACGGACACCCGCCACCAAGCGGAGCTTCAGCAAGGAAGTGGAGGAGCGGAGTAGAGAGAGGCCCTCCCAGCCTGAGGGACTACGCAAGGCAGCTAGCCTCACGGAGGATCGGGACCGCGGGCGGGATGCTG TGAAGCGAGAAGCCACGCTGCCCCCAGTGAGCCCCCCAAAGGCCGCGCTCtctgaggaggagctggagaagaaATCCAAGGCCATAATTGAGGAGTACCTCCATCTCAATGACATGAAG GAGGCAGTGCAGTGTGTGCAGGAGCTGGCCTCACCCTCCCTGCTCTTCATCTTTGTGCGGCATGGCATCGAGTCTACACTGGAGCGTAGCGCCATTACTCGTGAGCATATGGGGCGGCTGTTGCACCAGCTGCTCTCTGCCGGGCACCTCTCCACTGCTCAGTACTACCAAGG GCTGTATGAAATCCTAGAATTGGCTGAAGACATGGAAATTGACATCCCCCACGTGTGGCTCTACTTAGCAGAACTGGTGACGCCCGTTCTGCAGGAAGGTGGGGTGCCCATGGGGGAGCTGTTCAG GGAGATTACAAAACCTCTGAGACCCTTGGGCAAAGCTGCTTCCCTATTGCTGGAGATCCTAGGGCTCCTATGCAAAAGCATG GGTCCCAAAAAGGTGGGGACGCTGTGGCGAGAGGCTGGACTCAGCtggaaggaatttctgcctgAAGGCCAGGACGTCAGTGCATTTGTGGCTGAACAG AAGGTGGAGTATACCCTGGGCGAGGAGTCAGAAGCTCCCAGTCAGAGGCTGTTCTCCTCCGAGGAGCTGAGCAGGCAGCTGGAGAAGCTGCTGAAGGAGGGCAGCAGTAACCAGCGGGTGTTTGACTGGATAGAG GCCAACTTGAGTGAGCAGCAGATAGCATCCAACACATTAGTTCGAGCCCTCATGACAACTGTCTGCTATTCCGCAATTATCT TTGAGACTTCTCTCCGAGTGGATGTGGCAGTGCTGAAAGCGCGAGCGAAACTGCTACAGAAATACCTGTGTGATGAGCAGAAGGAGCTGCAGGCGCTCTATGCCCTCCAGGCCCTTGTAGTGACCTTAGAACAGCCTGCCA ACCTGCTTCGGATGTTCTTTGATGCGCTGTACGATGAGGACGTGGTGAAGGAGGACGCTTTCTACAGCTGGGAGAGTAGCAAGGACCCCGCTGAGCAGCAGGGCAAGGGCGTGGCCCTTAAATCTGTCACAGCCTTCTTCAAGTGGCTTcgtgaggcagaggaggaggagtcagACCACAACTGA
- the EIF4G1 gene encoding eukaryotic translation initiation factor 4 gamma 1 isoform X5, whose protein sequence is MNKAPQPTGPPPAPSPGLPQPAFPPGQTAPVVFSTPQATQMNTPSQPRQGRSTYVVPTQQYPVQPGAPGFYPGASPTEFGTYAGAYYPAQGVQQFPTGVAPAPVLMNQAPQIAPKRERKTIRIRDPNQGGKDITEEIMSGARTASTPTPPQTGGGLEPQANGETPQVAVVVRPDDRSQGAIIGGRPGLPGPEHSPSESQPSSPSPTPSPPPVLEPGSEPNLTVLSIPGDTMTTGMIQMSVEESAPMPRETGEPYCLSPEPTPLAEPILEVEVTLSKPIPESEFSSSPLQVSTTLASHKVEILPEPNGTVPSEDLEPEVESSPELAPLPPPTCPSEPPMPIAPTAQPEELLNGAPSPPAVDLSPVSEPKEQAKEVTASVTPPTVLSATSAVAPPATSPAQEEEMEEEEEEGEEGEAGEAGEAEGEKRGEELLPPESTPVPAHQNLEAAVATQVAVSVPKRRRKIKELNKKEAVGDLLDAFKEVNPGVSEVETQPPVGNNPGPEPEGSSVPLRPEEADETWDAKEDKIHNAENIQPGEQKYEYKSDQWKPLNLEEKKRYDREFLLGFQFIFASLQKPEGLPHISDVVLDKANKTPLRPLDPSRLQGINCGPDFTPSFANLGRPALSNRGPPRGGPGGELPRGPQAGLGPRRSQQGPRKEPRKIIATVLMTEDIKLNKAEKAWKPSSKRTAADKDRGEEDADGSKTQDLFRRVRSILNKLTPQMFQQLMKQVTQLAIDTEERLKGVIDLIFEKAISEPNFSVAYANMCRCLMALKVPTTEKPTVTVNFRKLLLNRCQKEFEKDKDDDEVFEKKQKEMDEAATAEERGRLKEELEEARDIARRRSLGNIKFIGELFKLKMLTEAIMHDCVVKLLKNHDEESLECLCRLLTTIGKDLDFEKAKPRMDQYFNQMEKIIKEKKTSSRIRFMLQDVLDLRQSNWVPRRGDQGPKTIDQIHKEAEMEEHREHIKVQQLMAKGSDKRRGGPPGPPISRGLPLVDDGGWNTVPISKGSRPIDTSRLTKITKPGSIDSNNQLFAPGGRLSWGKGSSGGSGAKPSDAASETARPATSTLNRFSALQQAVPTESTDNRRVVQRSSLSRERGEKAGDRGDRLERSERGGDRGDRLDRARTPATKRSFSKEVEERSRERPSQPEGLRKAASLTEDRDRGRDAVKREATLPPVSPPKAALSEEELEKKSKAIIEEYLHLNDMKEAVQCVQELASPSLLFIFVRHGIESTLERSAITREHMGRLLHQLLSAGHLSTAQYYQGLYEILELAEDMEIDIPHVWLYLAELVTPVLQEGGVPMGELFREITKPLRPLGKAASLLLEILGLLCKSMGPKKVGTLWREAGLSWKEFLPEGQDVSAFVAEQKVEYTLGEESEAPSQRLFSSEELSRQLEKLLKEGSSNQRVFDWIEANLSEQQIASNTLVRALMTTVCYSAIIFETSLRVDVAVLKARAKLLQKYLCDEQKELQALYALQALVVTLEQPANLLRMFFDALYDEDVVKEDAFYSWESSKDPAEQQGKGVALKSVTAFFKWLREAEEEESDHN, encoded by the exons atgaacaaagcTCCACAGCCCACAGGCCCCCCACCCGCCCCATCCCCTGGACTCCCACAG CCAGCGTTTCCCCCGGGGCAGACAGCACCGGTGGTGTTCAGTACGCCACAAGCGACACAAATGAACACGCCTTCTCAGCCCCGCCAG GGGCGTTCCACGTATGTTGTCCCGACACAGCAGTATCCTGTGCAGCCAGGAGCCCCAGGCTTCTATCCGGGTGCAAGCCCTACTGAGTTTGGGACTTACG ctggCGCCTATTACCCAGCCCAGGGTGTGCAGCAGTTTCCCACTGGCGTGGCCCCTGCTCCAGTTTTGATGAACCAGGCACCCCAGATTGCTCCCAAGAGGGAGCGGAAGACG atcCGAATTCGAGATCCAAACCAAGGAGGGAAAGATATCACAGAGGAGATCATGTCTGGGGCACGCACCGCATCcacacccacccctccccag ACGGGAGGCGGTCTGGAGCCTCAGGCTAATGGGGAGACACCCCAGGTTGCTGTCGTTGTCCGGCCAG ATGACCGGTCGCAGGGAGCAATCATTGGGGGCCGGCCGGGGCTACCTGGCCCAGAGCACAGCCCTTCAGAATCCCAGCCTTCATCACCTTCTCCGACCCCATCACCACCCCCAGTCCTGGAACCGGGATCTGAGCCTAATCTCACGGTCCTCTCTATTCCTGGGGACACTATGACAACCGGGATGATACAGATGTCTGTAGAAGAATCAGCCCCCATGCCACGTGAAACTGGGGAGCCATATTGCCTCTCTCCAGAACCCACTCCCCTTGCTGAACCCATACTGGAAGTAGAAGTGACACTTAGCAAACCAATTCCAGAATCTGAGTTCTCTTCCAGTCCTCTCCAGGTGTCTACCACCCTGGCATCTCACAAGGTGGAAATTCTTCCTGAGCCTAATGGCACAGTCCCATCTGAGGATCTGGAACCAGAAGTGGAGTCGAGCCCAGAGcttgcccctctccctcccccgacTTGTCCCTCTGAACCCCCCATGCCCATTGCTCCAACTGCCCAACCTGAGGAACTGCTCAACGGAGCCCCCTCGCCACCAGCTGTGGACTTAAGCCCAGTCAGTGAGCCAAAGGAACAGGCCAAGGAAGTTACAGCATCAGTGACTCCCCCGACCGTCCTCTCTGCTACTTCAGCTGTTGCTCCTCCAGCTACTTCCCCTGctcaggaggaggaaatggaggaagaggaggaagagggagaagagggagaagcaggagaagCAGGAGAAGCTGAGggtgagaaaagaggagaggaactGCTCCCCCCAGAGAGCACCCCTGTTCCAGCCCACCAGAATTTGGAGGCAGCAGTGGCCACCCAAG TGGCAGTATCTGTGCCAAAGAGGAGACGAAAAATTAAGGAACTCAATAAGAAAGAGGCTGTAGGAGACCTTCTAGATGCCTTCAAGGAG GTGAACCCGGGAGTATCAGAGGTGGAAACTCAGCCTCCTGTAGGCAACAATCCCGGCCCAGAGCCTGAGGGCAGCAGTGTGCCCCTGCGGCCTGAGGAAGCAGATGAGACCTGGGACGCAAAGGAAGACAAAATTCACAATGCTGAGAATATCCAGCCTGGGGAACAGAAGTATGAATATAAGTCAG ATCAGTGGAAGCCTCTAAACCTTGAGGAGAAAAAGCGGTATGACCGTGAGTTCCTGCTTGGCTTTCAGTTCATCTTTGCCAGTCTGCAGAAGCCGGAGGGATTGCCCCATATCAGTGACGTGGTGTTGGATAAG GCCAATAAAACACCACTGCGGCCACTGGATCCCAGTAGACTTCAGGGCATAAATTGTGGCCCAGACTTCACTCCATCCTTTGCCAACCTTGGCCGACCAGCGCTTAGCAACCGTGGGCCCCCAAGGGGTGGGCCAGGTGGGGAGCTGCCCCGAGGGCCG CAGGCTGGTCTAGGACCCCGGCGCTCTCAGCAGGGCCCCCGAAAGGAGCCACGCAAAATCATTGCTACAGTGTTAATGACCGAAGATATAAAGCTGAACAAAGCAGAGAAGGCTTGGAAACCCAGCAGCAAGCGGACGGCGGCTGATAAGGACCGAGGGGAAGAGGATGCTGATGGCAGCAAAACCCAG GACCTGTTCCGCAGGGTGCGCTCCATCCTGAATAAGTTGACACCCCAGATGTTCCAGCAGCTGATGAAGCAGGTGACGCAGCTGGCGATCGACACTGAGGAACGCCTCAAAGGGGTCATTGACCTCATCTTTGAGAAGGCCATTTCAGAGCCCAACTTCTCTGTGGCCTATGCCAACATGTGCCGCTGCCTCATGGCG CTCAAAGTGCCCACTACAGAAAAGCCAACAGTGACTGTGAACTTCCGAAAACTGTTGTTGAATCGATGTCAGAAGGAgtttgaaaaagacaaagatgatgATGAGGTTtttgaaaagaagcaaaaagagatGGATGAAGCTGCTACG GCAGAGGAACGGGGACGCCTGAAGGAAGAGCTGGAAGAGGCTCGAGACATAGCCCGGCGGCGCTCTTTAGGGAATATCAAGTTTATTGGGGAGTTGTTCAAGCTGAAGATGTTAACAGAGGCAATAATGCATGACTGTGTGGTTAAACTACTAAAGAACCATGATGAAGAGTCCCTTGAATGCCTTTGCCGTCTGCTCACCACCATTGGAAAAGACCTGGACTTTGAAAAAGCCAAG cCTCGAATGGATCAGTATTTCAACCAGATGGaaaaaatcattaaggaaaaGAAGACTTCATCCCGAATCCGCTTTATGCTGCAGGACGTGCTGGACCTGCGACAG AGCAATTGGGTGCCGCGCCGAGGGGACCAGGGTCCCAAGACCATTGACCAGATCCACAAGGAGGCTGAGATGGAAGAGCATCGAGAGCACATAAAAGTGCAGCAGCTAATGGCCAAAGGCAGCGACAAGCGTCGGGGTGGCCCCCCAGGCCCACCCATCA GCCGTGGCCTTCCACTTGTGGATGATGGTGGCTGGAACACAGTCCCCATCAGCAAGGGCAGCCGCCCTATTGACACCTCACGACTCACCAAGATCACGAAG CCTGGTTCCATTGATTCTAACAACCAGCTCTTCGCACCTGGAGGGCGATTGAGCTGGGGCAAGGGCAGCAGTGGAGGTTCTGGAGCCAAGCCCTCTGACGCAG CATCAGAAACTGCTCGTCCAGCTACTAGTACCTTGAATCGTTTCTCAGCCCTTCAACAAGCAGTACCTACAGAAAGCACAGATAACAGACGTGTGGTACAGAG GAGTAGCTTGAGCCGGGAACGAGGCGAGAAAGCTGGGGATCGGGGTGACCGCCTAGAACGGAGTGAACGGGGAGGTGACCGTGGAGACCGGCTTGATCGTGCACGGACACCCGCCACCAAGCGGAGCTTCAGCAAGGAAGTGGAGGAGCGGAGTAGAGAGAGGCCCTCCCAGCCTGAGGGACTACGCAAGGCAGCTAGCCTCACGGAGGATCGGGACCGCGGGCGGGATGCTG TGAAGCGAGAAGCCACGCTGCCCCCAGTGAGCCCCCCAAAGGCCGCGCTCtctgaggaggagctggagaagaaATCCAAGGCCATAATTGAGGAGTACCTCCATCTCAATGACATGAAG GAGGCAGTGCAGTGTGTGCAGGAGCTGGCCTCACCCTCCCTGCTCTTCATCTTTGTGCGGCATGGCATCGAGTCTACACTGGAGCGTAGCGCCATTACTCGTGAGCATATGGGGCGGCTGTTGCACCAGCTGCTCTCTGCCGGGCACCTCTCCACTGCTCAGTACTACCAAGG GCTGTATGAAATCCTAGAATTGGCTGAAGACATGGAAATTGACATCCCCCACGTGTGGCTCTACTTAGCAGAACTGGTGACGCCCGTTCTGCAGGAAGGTGGGGTGCCCATGGGGGAGCTGTTCAG GGAGATTACAAAACCTCTGAGACCCTTGGGCAAAGCTGCTTCCCTATTGCTGGAGATCCTAGGGCTCCTATGCAAAAGCATG GGTCCCAAAAAGGTGGGGACGCTGTGGCGAGAGGCTGGACTCAGCtggaaggaatttctgcctgAAGGCCAGGACGTCAGTGCATTTGTGGCTGAACAG AAGGTGGAGTATACCCTGGGCGAGGAGTCAGAAGCTCCCAGTCAGAGGCTGTTCTCCTCCGAGGAGCTGAGCAGGCAGCTGGAGAAGCTGCTGAAGGAGGGCAGCAGTAACCAGCGGGTGTTTGACTGGATAGAG GCCAACTTGAGTGAGCAGCAGATAGCATCCAACACATTAGTTCGAGCCCTCATGACAACTGTCTGCTATTCCGCAATTATCT TTGAGACTTCTCTCCGAGTGGATGTGGCAGTGCTGAAAGCGCGAGCGAAACTGCTACAGAAATACCTGTGTGATGAGCAGAAGGAGCTGCAGGCGCTCTATGCCCTCCAGGCCCTTGTAGTGACCTTAGAACAGCCTGCCA ACCTGCTTCGGATGTTCTTTGATGCGCTGTACGATGAGGACGTGGTGAAGGAGGACGCTTTCTACAGCTGGGAGAGTAGCAAGGACCCCGCTGAGCAGCAGGGCAAGGGCGTGGCCCTTAAATCTGTCACAGCCTTCTTCAAGTGGCTTcgtgaggcagaggaggaggagtcagACCACAACTGA